In the Hevea brasiliensis isolate MT/VB/25A 57/8 chromosome 8, ASM3005281v1, whole genome shotgun sequence genome, ATAATCTCAATCATTCGTATTTGGGAATTGATAAAATTTTTCGTCAATATGGCATCACCAACAATTTCTGTCAATGCATAAAGACTAGAACCAGAAAGTTCACTCAGTTATTGTGAATTGATAAGGCCATCCAGTGCCTGAATACTTTCAAGGATGGACTCATCGATCGTGCGGGCCTCAAGGATTTTCTGGATGAGATAACATGTGTTTCCAGCGAGCCACTGACAATGGAGCTCTGGGAATATATTTTCGGTGAGCTGCAAAAGAAATCTCGGTTGATAGATGATGCAGAAACTGTCAGGAAAATATTTTCAGCTAGAGGTGACTGGGTTCTTCAAACTCATTGTTTGGATAAACAAAGGAATGACGAGTTAATATCTTATGTTCTTGCTGTCCCTTATGACGAGAGCATCCTGATGTGGCACATTGCAACTGAGCTCTTGATCAATGATAAAAAGGAGAGGGAaaatcagagtgatgaaaaagaaTTCAGTAAGATTTTGTCAGATTACATGCTGTATCTTCTAATTATGCAGTCGACAATGATGGCTACTGTGGCAGGAATTTGTACGGTAAGGTTTAAAGATAACTGTGCTGATGCTGAAAGATTTTTTAGAAAGAAAGGCATAAGATCATATAAACTAAAGAAAGCAAATCTGTATTGTTCACTGCAAGTGCGTTAGCCCAAGAAATGAAAAAATTGAAATAACAGAAATGGTAGATACTGAGCAGTGTGTGGGTGGAGATGATGTCATATGCTGCAAATCATTGCACTGCGACTTCCCATGTTCGACAATTAACCAAAGGTGGAGAGCTTGTTACTTTTGTTTGGATATTGATGGTTCATTTTGGCATTGGAAATCAGTTCCAAGGTTCCTTTAGCATACTACGTCCTTAAGGGCAAATATAATCATCACGTTACCTTCGGGTTAGTAGTGATCCAAAAAACAAGCAAGTTGCATCAATTATCTgggattttaattaatgaaatttgatgttttattttttaattttttttctatttttttattgtttcttAGTATGTGAAATTTGAACTCTGAGGATTATtgagaaaaatgaatggaaaagaaaagaaaagaaatctaatttctcccattttatttttcgtaTTCAAATTCTTTTCATAAGGGTAAAGAACTATAActctataatatttttaaaatcagcAAAAGACATTTAAAAATGGAATCAAATTAAAAGGATGAGACTGAAACGTCCAATTCGTTAAACTGGATGGGTTTGCGACTTCCCAGCAAACTTTTATCTGAGGTCCACTATTTTTTTCAAATCCAGTAGATCCATGGCTCAATAAAACAGGGCAGACGCAGCAAGAAGAGCAGACCCCGCGTAAACAAATGGAGCCGAGCTGAGTTTTAAGAAGAttagatttaatttattaaattttttttgagcTTGAGCTAAACTCGAGTCGAACTTATATCTAATATTTATAAGTTTAAGTTTGAATTTTTAGAAAATGAGCTTTAAAGGAGTCGAGTCAAACTGAactttttattgaattaaatctTGAGTAGCTcgattcatttacaaagtgaattttaattttatggTTATGAAGTTCATATAAGCTAATTTCTATTTGTCTAATATAAAAAGTaacttatttttcataaaaaaattaaatttaaatttcaaataattatatttaataaatatattttatatattaattatatattaattttaaacaatacatatatatattaattttaaacaatacatacttttaaaaaaattttaaataaaataataaatatttataatataataaaatacaataattaatataaatatttttacaaacgAGCCTGTTCAAAATTCTATAAATGAGCCAATTTACAAGTTTTAATCAATCAAATAATACTAAATTCAAACTTAACTTATTTATTAAATGAGGCTAATAATTTAGTTTGAATTCcacttattttttaaataaaaattacctCCAAACAATTTGTTTCGCTATTCCAGAATCTTCTATTGTTTATACACAAAGAAACAGACAGCTGGTGCCTAACTACATTGCCAGCTCGACGCTCTAGCTCAATAAACTGTTCCCGCCAATTCGATAAACTGAATGAGCTTGCTACTTCTCAGCAACCTCTTATCTGAGGCCCAGTACATTTTTCAAAGCCAGTAGATCCATAGCTCAATAAAACAGAGCAGACGCAGCaagaagaacaaaaagaaaaatgTCTGATCATCTTCCTCAAGAATTGCTCGCCGAAAATTTGTCAAGATTGCCAGTTAAATCACTCCTCAAATGCAGATGCGTTTCCAAGACCTGGTCCTCTTTGATCACCGACCCTTCTTTCATAGCCCAACATCTCAAGAAAACCGCTGCAAGAAACAGTGGCCTACTTTTCTTTAGGTACAGCACTAGAGAATTTGTTTGGCCATTTAAAGAAAATGTGCGTTATTTGCTATACCCCGATGAGTCTTTCCCTGCAAACCCTGTTGAAGAACTTGATTGCCCATTTAAAGGCATAAAGCGTTTAGCTAATATAGTGGGTTCTTGTAATGGGGTCTTTTGTCTATCTTATGATGTTTATGGCAAATACACTGAGAGAGCATCTTTATGGAATCCTAGTGTTAGAAAGATCGTTAACATTCCTTGTCCTATTTTTACGTTTACCTCATATGGACCCTATATACCCTCACTTGGGTTTGGCTTTGATTCCACTACTGATGATTATAAGCTTGTGAGAATAGTGTGCTCGCATTTTAACTATGGTGAGATTCGGCCTTTTGTTGAGATTTACAGTTTGAGAAGTAGGGGTTGGAGAAAGGTTGATAATAATCTGCAATATGTCATCACTGCGCGCTCAACGTCTGCTTTTCTGAATGGAGCTTGTCATTGGGTTGCCACTAAGCGAGGTTATGGGCATGGTGTATGCGATGCGATTGTGTCGTTTTCCTTGGGAGAAGAGGTGTTTGGAGAAATGGAGGTACCAGATTGTTTGGTTAAGAAATACCAGTTTGTGGATGTTGCAGTTTTTGATGGATCACTTCTGCTGGCTGCATCTTTTAAATTTTCAGGGGAAAGCTGTTTTACAGTTTGGATGATGAAAGAATATGGTGTTCCAGGATCTTGGACCAAACTTTTCGATATTCCTGATTTTGAATCACATTTGAAATGGATACGAAAGTTAGTTGCATTTAGGCAAAGTGGTAAGGTTCTATTGGCAAAATTATTCGGACAGCTAGTTTTCTATGATCCAAAGACAGAAGAAATCTTTGATACAAAAATTCGGGGCAATGCACTCTCCTTTTATTTGGATACTTTTGTGGAGAGTCTTGTTTTACTCAATGAAGCAAATGAATTTACAGAATTGGAAGCTTCTGAGGATAATGGCACAAATGAAATCTTGGAGGAGGTTGCATCTAGCTCTAATTCACTGATAGTAATTGATGAAGCAAATGGAGAATCAAAGGAAGAAGCACAGGGACAGTCCATTTCTTCACAATGAAGCAAATGGTCTTCTTGTGCTAGTTTCGACCAGAAGTAGCCGTATGGTACATATTTTAGTCCTGATAATAGCATATATAGATACTTGCACATATGAATAAATGTGTAATGTATAGATACTTGCATATATGAATAAATGTGTCCATCtgcaaattttttattaaaatttttattaattaataaattttaatattaatcaaaTTACTATACGATCTctctatttttaataaaattaattaattgaactatattttttgaaaaatataatattataaaaaatatatttctaaataaaaataaaaattttattgtataaatattaaatttaaatttttttaataatttaaatatttttatttaattctctaaatattatttttaatatttttttatttgcgtgaataataatatttataataaaataagttgAAATTTGATGGAAAGACTAGAGTACTGTAGTTAGTCTAAGAAAAGAGAAAGGGCAATATAACGACAATAATGAGGGGGAGatatttaaataagaattaatttaaaataataataaaaacaaaacTTAAGAATGATCTTCACAATTCACCATCGATTCTTTATTTTCTCATCTGCCTCTCTTCTTAGGGCTtgtttggattaactgttgaatacaatgATAGTCATTGTTAGTGATAGTATTCTTGTTAGTGATAGGCGATAGCGATAGtgatgatagctgttttatattaagtgtttggtaaaattatatttagctgttgctattaatatgtgaaatgactaataagaatatatatcatataatttattttattatttaaataaatataaaattataaatttattacattatattatttattttattattaaattaaatatataattattaaattaatatattatatgatttaaataaatatataattattaatcttttatattatatcatttattttattattgaaataagaaaataattatttttttaagataattaaataattttaaaaatatagataaaataataaaataattattattgttaatagaaaattttataattaattttaagtttttggatataaataaatattttatattttatgttattaataaaaaatattttaacaaagttgaaatacattaattaaaatattaaaattataaaaaaaaataaaaatattaataatattaattttcaagttaaataaaaaaggataatatggtcaaaataaaaaataaaaccagatCACTATCACCGATGAGAAATTTCTAAAAATAGAGTCGATACAAACCggtgatgggtatcatatcagttgtccatcagctatcagctctatttttttaagcttgtCAAACACCATAATTTATCTGtttttgggtgtctatcagctatcagctgaacATAACAgctaaaccaaacacccccttagCCCTCACTCCAAACTTCGGCccagcagcagcagcaacagTCCTCACCCCGCAGTTCCTTCCTCCTTGGCATCGCCTTATCGCATCTTATCAGCTGCTGCTCCACCTCAGGTCATCGTCGTGGCATCCCCAT is a window encoding:
- the LOC110663236 gene encoding F-box protein CPR1-like gives rise to the protein MSDHLPQELLAENLSRLPVKSLLKCRCVSKTWSSLITDPSFIAQHLKKTAARNSGLLFFRYSTREFVWPFKENVRYLLYPDESFPANPVEELDCPFKGIKRLANIVGSCNGVFCLSYDVYGKYTERASLWNPSVRKIVNIPCPIFTFTSYGPYIPSLGFGFDSTTDDYKLVRIVCSHFNYGEIRPFVEIYSLRSRGWRKVDNNLQYVITARSTSAFLNGACHWVATKRGYGHGVCDAIVSFSLGEEVFGEMEVPDCLVKKYQFVDVAVFDGSLLLAASFKFSGESCFTVWMMKEYGVPGSWTKLFDIPDFESHLKWIRKLVAFRQSGKVLLAKLFGQLVFYDPKTEEIFDTKIRGNALSFYLDTFVESLVLLNEANEFTELEASEDNGTNEILEEVASSSNSLIVIDEANGESKEEAQGQSISSQ